DNA from Petropleomorpha daqingensis:
GGGCTTGTTCGCCGGCACCTCGTCGCCGCAGACGGTCACGTCGAAGGGCATGCCACCGAGGTCGGCGGCCATCCGCCCGATCAGCGGGTCGGCCAGCTGCCGCGGCGTCGTCGTCACCAGGGCGGTCCGGACGCCCGCACCGCGCACCTCGGCGAGCAGCTCGCGGGCACCGGGCTGCCAGGCCAGGTCGGCGGCGAGCAGCTCGACCATGAGGTCCAGGACCCACGCCGTGTCGGTGGCCAGCCGCACCTCGTCGGCCGGCAGGCCGAGGTCGGCGTAGAGGATGCCCAGCGCCACCGGCATGCTCGTGCCCACCGTCGCCGCCCGGGCGGCCGGCGAGACCTCGCCGCCGTGCCGGCGGGCCAGCGTGGCCAGCGCCTCGCCCCAGCTCTCCTCGGTCTCGACCAGGGTGCCGTC
Protein-coding regions in this window:
- a CDS encoding HAD family hydrolase, producing the protein MSTAAGTPYRPSAVLFDMDGTLVETEESWGEALATLARRHGGEVSPAARAATVGTSMPVALGILYADLGLPADEVRLATDTAWVLDLMVELLAADLAWQPGARELLAEVRGAGVRTALVTTTPRQLADPLIGRMAADLGGMPFDVTVCGDEVPANKPDPAPYLQAMVALGVEPAGSVVIEDSPSGAAAGLAAGAAVLGVPSLQPIPTAPGLVLRDSLAGVGLAELADVLADRVEEDPAA